From the unidentified bacterial endosymbiont genome, one window contains:
- the ypfJ gene encoding KPN_02809 family neutral zinc metallopeptidase gives MRWQGRRESDNVEDRRSSGGGGPSMGGPGFRLPSGKGGIILLVVVLVAGYYGVDLTGLMTGEPVQQEQQSQRSISPNEDEAARFTSVILATTEDTWGQQFEKMGRAWQPPKLVMYRGTTRTGCGTGQSVMGPFYCPADSTVYIDLSFYDDMKSKLGADGDFAQGYVIAHEVGHHVQKLLGIEPKVRQLQQNASQAEVNRLSVRMELQADCFAGVWGHSMQQQGVLESGDLEEALNAAQAIGDDRLQQQSQGRVVPDSFTHGSSEQRYSWFKRGFDSGDPAQCNTFGKAM, from the coding sequence ATGCGCTGGCAAGGGCGTCGTGAGAGTGACAATGTAGAAGACAGGCGCAGCAGTGGCGGCGGGGGGCCTTCAATGGGCGGCCCCGGCTTTCGGTTACCCAGCGGCAAGGGAGGGATTATCCTGCTGGTTGTGGTGCTGGTGGCAGGCTACTACGGCGTTGATCTCACGGGTTTAATGACAGGTGAACCTGTACAGCAAGAGCAACAATCTCAGCGCTCCATCAGCCCCAATGAGGATGAAGCCGCCAGGTTTACCTCCGTTATTCTCGCCACCACGGAAGACACCTGGGGCCAGCAGTTTGAGAAAATGGGGCGCGCCTGGCAGCCGCCAAAACTGGTGATGTACCGTGGCACAACGCGCACCGGCTGCGGCACCGGGCAGTCGGTAATGGGGCCTTTCTACTGTCCGGCTGACAGCACCGTCTATATCGATCTCTCTTTCTATGACGACATGAAAAGCAAGCTTGGCGCTGACGGCGATTTTGCCCAGGGCTACGTCATTGCGCATGAAGTTGGGCATCACGTGCAAAAGCTGCTGGGCATCGAACCAAAAGTGCGCCAGCTCCAGCAAAATGCGTCCCAGGCTGAAGTTAATCGTCTGTCGGTGCGTATGGAGCTGCAGGCGGACTGCTTCGCGGGCGTCTGGGGCCACAGTATGCAGCAGCAGGGCGTGCTGGAGTCCGGTGACCTGGAAGAGGCCCTGAATGCCGCCCAGGCCATTGGCGACGACCGTCTTCAGCAGCAGAGCCAGGGGCGTGTGGTACCTGACAGCTTCACCCACGGCAGCTCTGAGCAACGTTACAGCTGGTTTAAGCGCGGGTTCGACAGCGGCGATCCGGCGCAGTGTAATACCTTCGGCAAAGCCATGTAA